One genomic segment of Suricata suricatta isolate VVHF042 chromosome 16, meerkat_22Aug2017_6uvM2_HiC, whole genome shotgun sequence includes these proteins:
- the RINL gene encoding ras and Rab interactor-like protein isoform X2, with protein MAQPEDKASAGLIDGERLVPPQVNGAGETPLGVLGTSEPLLRLRRTQWVWQIPELDTPHAEALLEQWLPGVLLLRTGVSSGEVSTYQIQKLPEGVSLEYSNLCMPDLPHLLAFLSASRDVLPRTLLLPPPTLRPGDQQRGLPKTGSVQLNITEKVLSVVNKLYLETHRGWGLEQITPETPPETAERQSSAPRNPAPHRVSWVEGPLSPEVCRPGPTLASLEEDEEEDGDEPTCKDEEKGPDDVLTHHIRALARARSSYVGRQFQGLRARLTSDARGPHRPGDPATELLQDVRHLLTDLQDHLSKDPDVRAVFESRGPGVPRKHEDLGAAVEAALCRAVLAPLKPALWTRLRTLRARELRRLRQRQIALRAEAGPEGQGPAPALRSRIHARLEHLHAACAPRRKVALLLAACSDVYAGLTQGENQEPLGADAFLPALTEELIWSPHIGETQLDVEFLMELLDPDELRGEAGYYLTTWFGALHHIAHYQPEAGRAPQGLSSEARASLRQWHSRRTLHRPDRQDPGAQVRLPFEEPWARDTVPETDYDKGSPHPPAPQA; from the exons ATGGCCCAGCCGGAGGACAAGGCCTCTGCAGGCCTCATCGACGGGGAGAG GCTGGTTCCGCCACAGGTGAATGGAGCAGGTGAGACCCCCTTAGGGGTCCTTGGGACCTCAGAGCCACTCCTTCGCCTGCGGAGGACACAGTGGGTGTGGCAGATCCCAGAGCTGGACACTCCGCATGCAGAAGCCCTTCTTGAGCAGTGGCTGCCTGGG GTCCTGCTGTTGAGGACAGGAGTTTCATCAGGAGAAGTCAGCACCTACCAGATCCAGAAGCTTCCTGAAG GTGTGTCTCTGGAATACTCGAACCTCTGTATGCCGGACCTGCCCCATCTCCTGGCTTTCCTATCAGCCAGCAG GGATGTTTTGCCCCGAACACTGCTCTTGCCCCCTCCCACTCTAAGGCCGGGAGACCAACAAAGAG GTCTTCCAAAGACTGGCAGTGTCCAACTCAACATTACGGAGAAGGTGCTCTCCGTGGTGAACAAGCTTTATCTGGAGACCCACAGAGGGTGGGGTTTGGAGCAGATCACCCCAGAGACACCTCCAGAGACCGCAGAAAGACAGAGTTCAG CCCCCAGGAACCCTGCCCCTCACCGGGTCTCCTGGGTGGAAGGCCCACTCAGCCCAGAGGTATGCCGTCCTGGGCCAACTCTAGCCAGCCTGGAGGAGGACGAAGAGGAGGACGGAGACGAGCCCACCtgcaaagatgaagagaaaggacCCGACGATGTTCTCACCCACCACATCCGGGCTCTGGCCAGGGCCCGGAGCAGCTACGTGGGCCGGCAGTTCCAGGGCCTCAGAGCACGCCTCACCTCAGATGCCAGAGGCCCCCACAGGCCCGGGGACCCGGCCACAGAGCTGCTTCAGGATGTGCGGCACCTCCTTACTGACCTCCAGGATCACTTGTCAAAGGACCCTGATGTCAGGGCTGTCTTTGAGAGCAGGGGCCCCGGGGTCCCCCGGAAGCATGAGGATCTTG GCGCAGCGGTGGAGGCGGCCCTGTGCCGGGCGGTGCTGGCGCCCTTGAAGCCCGCCCTGTGGACGCGACTCCGCACGCTGAGAGCCCGGGAGCTGCGCAGACTGCGGCAGCGACAGATAGCCCTGCGGGCGGAGGCGGGGCCTGAGGGGcagggccccgcccccgccctgcgGAGCCGCATCCACGCGCGCCTGGAGCACCTCCACGCCGCCTGCGCCCCACGCCGCAAGGTGGCGCTGCTGCTGGCGGCGTGCAGTGACGTTTACGCGGGCCTGACCCAGGGCGAGAACCAAG AGCCTCTGGGGGCCGACGCCTTCCTCCCCGCGCTGACGGAAGAACTGATCTGGAGTCCGCACATTGGGGAGACGCAGCTGGACGTGGAGTTTCTTATGGAGCTCCTGGATCCCGACGAGCTGCGGGGAGAGG CCGGATACTACCTGACCACGTGGTTTGGGGCGCTGCACCACATTGCTCACTACCAGCCCGAAGCGGGCCGCGCACCCCAGGGGCTCAGCTCGGAGGCCCGTGCCTCCCTGCGCCAGTGGCACAGCCGGCGAACCCTGCACAGACCAGACAGACAGGACCCAGGAGCCCAG gTCCGGCTGCCGTTTGAGGAGCCATGGGCAAGAGACACCGTGCCGGAGACCGACTATGATAAGGGGTCCCCACACCCTCCTGCTCCTCAGGCATGA
- the SIRT2 gene encoding NAD-dependent protein deacetylase sirtuin-2 isoform X2: MAEPDRRRVICLVGAGISTSAGIPDFRSPSTGLYANLEKYHLPYPEAIFEIGYFKKHPEPFFALAKELYPGQFKPTVCHYFIRLLKEKGLLLRCYTQNIDTLERVAGLEPEDLVEAHGTFYTSHCTSALCRREYTLSWMKEKIFSEVTPKCEKCHSVVKPDIVFFGESLPARFFSCMQSDFLKVDLLIIMGTSLQVQPFASLISKAPLSTPRLLINKEKTGQTDPFLGMMMGLGGGMDFDSKKAYRDVAWLGDCDQGCLALADLLGWKKELEDLVRKEHASIDAQQAGSGSPNPNPSTSPRKSPPPAKEEARTAEGEKPQ; the protein is encoded by the exons GTCGAAGGGTCATCTGTTTGGTGGGAGCTGGGATCTCCACAT ccgcGGGCATCCCTGACTTCCGCTCCCCATCCACCGGCCTCTATGCCAACCTGGAGAAATACCATCTTCCCTACCCGGAAGCCATCTTTGAGATTGGCTACTTCAAG aaacatccagaaccCTTCTTTGCTCTTGCCAAGGAACTCTATCCTGGGCAGTTCAAG CCGACCGTCTGCCACTACTTCATCCGCCTGCTGAAGGAGAAAGGGCTGCTTCTGCGCTGCTACACGCAG AACATCGACACCCTGGAGCGAGTGGCAGGGCTGGAGCCAGAGGACCTGGTGGAGGCCCACGGCACCTTCTATACGTCCCACTGCACCAGCGCCCTCTGCCGACGGGAGTACACGCTAAGCTGGATGAAAG agaaGATCTTCTCGGAGGTGACTCCCAAGTGTGAGAAATGTCACAGCGTGGTGAAGCCTG ACATCGTGTTCTTCGGTGAGAGCCTCCCAGCCAGGTTCTTCTCCTGCATGCAGTCA GACTTCCTGAAGGTGGACCTCCTCATCATCATGGGCACCTCCCTGCAGGTGCAGCCCTTTGCGTCCCTCATCAGCAA GGCACCCCTGTCCACCCCGCGCCTGCTCATCAACAAGGAGAAGACCGGGCAA actgACCCTTTCCTGGGGATGATGATGGGCCTCGGAGGAGGCATGGACTTCGACTCCAAGAAGGCCTACAG GGATGTGGCCTGGCTGGGTGACTGTGACCAGGGCTGCCTGGCCCTTGCTGACCTCCTCGGATGGAAG AAGGAGCTGGAGGACCTTGTCCGGAAGGAGCATGCCAGCATAGACGCCCAGCAGGCGGGCTCGGGGAGCCCTAACCCCAACCCTTCAACTTCGCCCAGGAAGTCCCCACCTCCTGCCAAGGAGGAGGCCAGAACCGCGGAAGGAGAGAAACCCCAGTGA
- the RINL gene encoding ras and Rab interactor-like protein isoform X1, which translates to MAQPEDKASAGLIDGERLVPPQVNGAGETPLGVLGTSEPLLRLRRTQWVWQIPELDTPHAEALLEQWLPGSFLVTGHDPHQVLLLRTGVSSGEVSTYQIQKLPEGVSLEYSNLCMPDLPHLLAFLSASRDVLPRTLLLPPPTLRPGDQQRGLPKTGSVQLNITEKVLSVVNKLYLETHRGWGLEQITPETPPETAERQSSAPRNPAPHRVSWVEGPLSPEVCRPGPTLASLEEDEEEDGDEPTCKDEEKGPDDVLTHHIRALARARSSYVGRQFQGLRARLTSDARGPHRPGDPATELLQDVRHLLTDLQDHLSKDPDVRAVFESRGPGVPRKHEDLGAAVEAALCRAVLAPLKPALWTRLRTLRARELRRLRQRQIALRAEAGPEGQGPAPALRSRIHARLEHLHAACAPRRKVALLLAACSDVYAGLTQGENQEPLGADAFLPALTEELIWSPHIGETQLDVEFLMELLDPDELRGEAGYYLTTWFGALHHIAHYQPEAGRAPQGLSSEARASLRQWHSRRTLHRPDRQDPGAQVRLPFEEPWARDTVPETDYDKGSPHPPAPQA; encoded by the exons ATGGCCCAGCCGGAGGACAAGGCCTCTGCAGGCCTCATCGACGGGGAGAG GCTGGTTCCGCCACAGGTGAATGGAGCAGGTGAGACCCCCTTAGGGGTCCTTGGGACCTCAGAGCCACTCCTTCGCCTGCGGAGGACACAGTGGGTGTGGCAGATCCCAGAGCTGGACACTCCGCATGCAGAAGCCCTTCTTGAGCAGTGGCTGCCTGGG AGTTTCCTGGTCACAGGACATGACCCCCACCAGGTCCTGCTGTTGAGGACAGGAGTTTCATCAGGAGAAGTCAGCACCTACCAGATCCAGAAGCTTCCTGAAG GTGTGTCTCTGGAATACTCGAACCTCTGTATGCCGGACCTGCCCCATCTCCTGGCTTTCCTATCAGCCAGCAG GGATGTTTTGCCCCGAACACTGCTCTTGCCCCCTCCCACTCTAAGGCCGGGAGACCAACAAAGAG GTCTTCCAAAGACTGGCAGTGTCCAACTCAACATTACGGAGAAGGTGCTCTCCGTGGTGAACAAGCTTTATCTGGAGACCCACAGAGGGTGGGGTTTGGAGCAGATCACCCCAGAGACACCTCCAGAGACCGCAGAAAGACAGAGTTCAG CCCCCAGGAACCCTGCCCCTCACCGGGTCTCCTGGGTGGAAGGCCCACTCAGCCCAGAGGTATGCCGTCCTGGGCCAACTCTAGCCAGCCTGGAGGAGGACGAAGAGGAGGACGGAGACGAGCCCACCtgcaaagatgaagagaaaggacCCGACGATGTTCTCACCCACCACATCCGGGCTCTGGCCAGGGCCCGGAGCAGCTACGTGGGCCGGCAGTTCCAGGGCCTCAGAGCACGCCTCACCTCAGATGCCAGAGGCCCCCACAGGCCCGGGGACCCGGCCACAGAGCTGCTTCAGGATGTGCGGCACCTCCTTACTGACCTCCAGGATCACTTGTCAAAGGACCCTGATGTCAGGGCTGTCTTTGAGAGCAGGGGCCCCGGGGTCCCCCGGAAGCATGAGGATCTTG GCGCAGCGGTGGAGGCGGCCCTGTGCCGGGCGGTGCTGGCGCCCTTGAAGCCCGCCCTGTGGACGCGACTCCGCACGCTGAGAGCCCGGGAGCTGCGCAGACTGCGGCAGCGACAGATAGCCCTGCGGGCGGAGGCGGGGCCTGAGGGGcagggccccgcccccgccctgcgGAGCCGCATCCACGCGCGCCTGGAGCACCTCCACGCCGCCTGCGCCCCACGCCGCAAGGTGGCGCTGCTGCTGGCGGCGTGCAGTGACGTTTACGCGGGCCTGACCCAGGGCGAGAACCAAG AGCCTCTGGGGGCCGACGCCTTCCTCCCCGCGCTGACGGAAGAACTGATCTGGAGTCCGCACATTGGGGAGACGCAGCTGGACGTGGAGTTTCTTATGGAGCTCCTGGATCCCGACGAGCTGCGGGGAGAGG CCGGATACTACCTGACCACGTGGTTTGGGGCGCTGCACCACATTGCTCACTACCAGCCCGAAGCGGGCCGCGCACCCCAGGGGCTCAGCTCGGAGGCCCGTGCCTCCCTGCGCCAGTGGCACAGCCGGCGAACCCTGCACAGACCAGACAGACAGGACCCAGGAGCCCAG gTCCGGCTGCCGTTTGAGGAGCCATGGGCAAGAGACACCGTGCCGGAGACCGACTATGATAAGGGGTCCCCACACCCTCCTGCTCCTCAGGCATGA
- the SIRT2 gene encoding NAD-dependent protein deacetylase sirtuin-2 isoform X1 produces MAEPDPSDPLETQAGKVQEAQDSDSDTEGGAAGGEAEMDFLRNFFSQTLGLGTQKERLLDELTLEGVTRYMQSERCRRVICLVGAGISTSAGIPDFRSPSTGLYANLEKYHLPYPEAIFEIGYFKKHPEPFFALAKELYPGQFKPTVCHYFIRLLKEKGLLLRCYTQNIDTLERVAGLEPEDLVEAHGTFYTSHCTSALCRREYTLSWMKEKIFSEVTPKCEKCHSVVKPDIVFFGESLPARFFSCMQSDFLKVDLLIIMGTSLQVQPFASLISKAPLSTPRLLINKEKTGQTDPFLGMMMGLGGGMDFDSKKAYRDVAWLGDCDQGCLALADLLGWKKELEDLVRKEHASIDAQQAGSGSPNPNPSTSPRKSPPPAKEEARTAEGEKPQ; encoded by the exons cctctgaccCTCTGGAGACCCAGGCAGGGAAGGTGCAGGAGGCTCAG gaCTCAGATTCAGACACTGAGGGAGGAGCGGCTGGcggagaagcagaga TGGACTTCCTGCGGAATTTCTTCTCCCAGACCCTGGGCCTGGGCACCCAGAAGGAGCGTCTGTTGGACGAGCTGACCCTGGAAGGGGTGACGCGCTACATGCAGAGCGAGCGCT GTCGAAGGGTCATCTGTTTGGTGGGAGCTGGGATCTCCACAT ccgcGGGCATCCCTGACTTCCGCTCCCCATCCACCGGCCTCTATGCCAACCTGGAGAAATACCATCTTCCCTACCCGGAAGCCATCTTTGAGATTGGCTACTTCAAG aaacatccagaaccCTTCTTTGCTCTTGCCAAGGAACTCTATCCTGGGCAGTTCAAG CCGACCGTCTGCCACTACTTCATCCGCCTGCTGAAGGAGAAAGGGCTGCTTCTGCGCTGCTACACGCAG AACATCGACACCCTGGAGCGAGTGGCAGGGCTGGAGCCAGAGGACCTGGTGGAGGCCCACGGCACCTTCTATACGTCCCACTGCACCAGCGCCCTCTGCCGACGGGAGTACACGCTAAGCTGGATGAAAG agaaGATCTTCTCGGAGGTGACTCCCAAGTGTGAGAAATGTCACAGCGTGGTGAAGCCTG ACATCGTGTTCTTCGGTGAGAGCCTCCCAGCCAGGTTCTTCTCCTGCATGCAGTCA GACTTCCTGAAGGTGGACCTCCTCATCATCATGGGCACCTCCCTGCAGGTGCAGCCCTTTGCGTCCCTCATCAGCAA GGCACCCCTGTCCACCCCGCGCCTGCTCATCAACAAGGAGAAGACCGGGCAA actgACCCTTTCCTGGGGATGATGATGGGCCTCGGAGGAGGCATGGACTTCGACTCCAAGAAGGCCTACAG GGATGTGGCCTGGCTGGGTGACTGTGACCAGGGCTGCCTGGCCCTTGCTGACCTCCTCGGATGGAAG AAGGAGCTGGAGGACCTTGTCCGGAAGGAGCATGCCAGCATAGACGCCCAGCAGGCGGGCTCGGGGAGCCCTAACCCCAACCCTTCAACTTCGCCCAGGAAGTCCCCACCTCCTGCCAAGGAGGAGGCCAGAACCGCGGAAGGAGAGAAACCCCAGTGA